One genomic segment of Myripristis murdjan chromosome 20, fMyrMur1.1, whole genome shotgun sequence includes these proteins:
- the LOC115378930 gene encoding NACHT, LRR and PYD domains-containing protein 1-like → MPSMVTENLPRETSAGTSTDSLDTSWIPLPSHSSATHQTSTVAALPRSRSMPSLSSTAKSKEHTQQKRSPSLPDITLQDSFERFTPEISDDGNSEIYRFQCSSPGLYQCSVTGLVFNMEGEGDVTYRIVHWDRRLLAQHHKKPAGPLFDIRCQQQSVCQLHLPHCEVRSTGACQFLSVAHVTNEGTDFILPHEITETHIVINITGFSAYGNVKDEDSPPDPIRAAVLLFYTPPVDPDLKCFLYVLLVPRTVVVSRFWDVQNKRRKINADEMYIETPPHCKLQPNQEYTLSTSPEDESVLIQPKKAEFDDDVENYLSHFKVTLGQIRGNINLSLTDSNSSLCVWEGQVDLPSAAIRKPQSQSVVGLPPDKHLFSIRKAFIDRVSGPVLQSLLDRLLEKQVINDSEKEAADAKQNKKEMASFVIDTVRNKGERASSQMITFLCEEDKYLSESLGLM, encoded by the coding sequence ATGCCATCCATGGTGACGGAGAACCTGCCCAGAGAAACATCTGCAGGAACCTCTACAGACAGCCTGGATACATCCTGGATACCTCTGCCCTCTCACAGCTCTGCCACGCATCAAACCTCGACTGTTGCTGCCTTGCCTCGCTCTCGCAGCATGCCATCACTGAGTTCCACTGCGAAGAGCAAGGAACATACACAACAAAAGCGATCTCCGAGTTTACCTGATATCACATTACAGGACAGCTTTGAGAGGTTCACGCCTGAGATCTCTGATGATGGAAACAGTGAAATCTACAGGTTCCAGTGCAGCAGTCCAGGCCTGTACCAGTGCAGTGTGACAGGCCTGGTGTTTAAcatggagggagaaggggatGTGACTTACAGGATCGTCCACTGGGACCGGAGGCTGCTCGCTCAGCATCACAAGAAGCCTGCAGGACCGCTGTTTGACATCAGATGCCAGCAGCAGTCTGTCTGCCAGCTTCATCTCCCACATTGTGAGGTCAGATCTACAGGTGCATGTCAGTTCTTGTCAGTGGCTCATGTGACCAACGAGGGCACTGATTTCATCCTTCCACATGAGATAACAGAAACTCATATTGTTATCAACATCACTGGATTTTCTGCATATGGTAATGTCAAGGATGAAGACTCACCGCCCGATCCGATCAGGGCGGCGGTGCTGCTGTTCTACACTCCTCCAGTTGATCCTGATCTTAAATGCTTCCTTTATGTGTTGTTGGTGCCTAGAACCGTTGTTGTTTCTAGGTTCTGGGATGTGCagaacaaaaggagaaaaataaatgcagatgaGATGTACATAGAGACACCACCACACTGTAAACTCCAGCCAAATCAGGAGTACACACTGTCCACGTCTCCTGAGGATGAATCAGTTCTAATACAACCAAAGAAGGCAGAATTTGATGACGATGTCGAGAACtatttgtctcattttaaaGTGACTTTAGGACAAATCAGGGGAAATATTAATCTGTCTCTCACAGACAGTAACAGCTCCCTCTGTGTATGGGAAGGGCAAGTAGATCTTCCATCAGCTGCCATAAGGAAGCCCCAGAGTCAGAGTGTTGTGGGTCTCCCTCCAGACAAACATTTGTTCTCTATACGTAAAGCCTTCATCGACAGAGTATCAGGACCTGTGCTCCAAAGTCTGCTGGACAGGCTTTTAGAGAAACAGGTGATAAATGACTCTGAGAAGGAGGCAGCAGatgcaaagcaaaataaaaaggaaatggCCAGTTTTGTCATCGACACGGTGAGGAACAAAGGGGAGCGTGCTAGTTCACAGATGATCACATTTCTCTGTGAGGAAGACAAGTACCTCTCTGAAAGCCTTGGGttgatgtga